The Leadbettera azotonutricia ZAS-9 genome has a window encoding:
- a CDS encoding ABC transporter ATP-binding protein has translation MVELKGLFLNYPLPHREKAAVLHNANAEFADGAISAIIGPSGCGKTSLIKIMAGLLKPADGTVLIDGSPVRGVRKNTAVIFQDYGLLPWKTVRANAELPLRIKGLKGKGREGLDALLAEFGLDSFEKYYPRQLSGGMKQRLAIVRALAADPQLLLMDEPFSSLDALAREDAQDFLLSVKQERRLTIIMVTHSIEEAVFLADTVYVMSGKNPGTLGRSIDIPRNGASQARFRGAPEFLECCTLLRKALKEPA, from the coding sequence ATGGTAGAACTCAAGGGCCTTTTCCTGAACTATCCCCTTCCCCATAGGGAAAAGGCGGCAGTGCTTCACAACGCAAACGCCGAATTTGCGGATGGGGCCATTTCCGCCATCATCGGCCCTTCAGGCTGCGGCAAGACCAGCCTAATCAAAATTATGGCCGGACTCCTTAAACCGGCTGACGGGACTGTCCTCATTGATGGAAGCCCCGTCAGGGGGGTCAGGAAAAACACAGCAGTTATCTTTCAGGATTACGGGCTCCTCCCCTGGAAAACAGTCCGGGCCAATGCGGAACTTCCCCTGCGGATCAAGGGCCTCAAAGGAAAAGGCCGGGAAGGGCTTGACGCCCTGCTTGCGGAATTCGGCCTTGATTCCTTCGAAAAATACTATCCCCGCCAGCTTTCAGGGGGCATGAAGCAGCGGCTGGCCATAGTCCGGGCCCTGGCAGCCGACCCCCAACTGCTGCTTATGGACGAACCCTTCTCCAGCCTGGACGCCCTTGCCCGCGAAGATGCCCAGGACTTTCTCCTTTCGGTAAAGCAGGAACGTCGCCTGACCATCATCATGGTCACCCATTCTATTGAAGAAGCAGTATTCCTGGCGGATACAGTCTATGTGATGAGCGGGAAAAACCCCGGCACCCTGGGCCGCAGCATCGATATACCCCGGAACGGGGCATCCCAGGCTCGATTCAGGGGAGCGCCCGAATTTCTGGAATGCTGTACCCTTTTACGGAAAGCCCTGAAGGAACCGGCGTGA
- a CDS encoding UbiX family flavin prenyltransferase, which translates to MGKYLICITGASGSVYGIRTIKALVEGGHEVHSIVSSWGNRVMERETGKSLASWIGELGLPPERVYAPEDLAAPPASGSFRLDGTVVVPCSMSSVGAIASGLCLNLIHRSALVSLKEGRPLVLVPRETPLSLLDLRNLTVLAEAGAVILPASPAFYQVPQNIDDMVNFVAGKILDRLGIDHNLYTRWGT; encoded by the coding sequence ATGGGAAAGTACCTGATTTGCATCACCGGCGCCAGCGGGTCTGTCTACGGAATCCGTACGATAAAGGCCCTTGTCGAAGGCGGGCATGAAGTTCACAGCATCGTTTCTTCCTGGGGGAACCGGGTTATGGAACGTGAAACCGGAAAATCCCTTGCTTCATGGATAGGAGAACTGGGGCTTCCGCCGGAACGGGTCTATGCCCCGGAGGATCTGGCGGCGCCCCCGGCCAGCGGTTCCTTCAGGCTCGATGGAACTGTGGTGGTCCCCTGCTCCATGAGCAGCGTTGGGGCGATTGCCTCAGGGTTATGCCTTAACCTGATACACCGTTCCGCCCTGGTCAGCCTAAAAGAAGGGCGGCCCCTGGTATTGGTTCCCCGGGAAACCCCCCTGTCCCTGCTTGACCTCCGGAACCTCACCGTCCTGGCCGAAGCTGGGGCGGTGATACTTCCTGCCTCCCCGGCCTTTTATCAGGTTCCCCAAAACATTGATGATATGGTAAATTTTGTTGCGGGAAAAATTCTCGACAGGCTTGGCATTGATCATAATCTATATACACGTTGGGGTACATAA
- a CDS encoding UbiA-like polyprenyltransferase → MAFSIAGKLRLIGDAVIFRHTLFSLPFAATAILLESGGAPPLKKVILILLAAAAGRNAANALNRVIDADIDKKNPRTANRHLPQGLLSKKALLLFSLCMGIILIVAAVLLNPLCVILLPLAGILVGGYSFSKRFTWLCHYWLGLACAIAPMGSFIGLTGHFAFRYFVLASAHALWVAGFDILYALQDIEFDRREGLYSIPARFGAGPARFLAIVSHLGTLLGLFLLPLFWPLSSWYFIAAGIAGALLVAEHLIALGGSERHIRIASYSINEILPLIVLAGTVLGIYF, encoded by the coding sequence ATGGCTTTTAGCATTGCCGGCAAATTGCGCCTTATTGGCGATGCGGTTATCTTCAGGCATACCCTTTTTTCCCTCCCCTTTGCGGCAACAGCTATACTGCTCGAAAGCGGAGGGGCGCCGCCGCTAAAAAAAGTTATCCTTATATTGCTGGCTGCTGCTGCAGGCCGGAATGCTGCGAACGCCTTAAACCGGGTGATAGACGCGGACATAGACAAAAAAAACCCCCGCACCGCAAACCGCCACCTGCCCCAGGGGCTGCTCTCCAAAAAGGCGCTGCTCCTTTTCAGCCTTTGCATGGGCATCATCCTTATCGTCGCGGCGGTGCTGCTCAACCCCCTCTGCGTGATCCTCCTGCCCCTGGCAGGTATTCTTGTCGGGGGCTATTCGTTCAGCAAGCGTTTTACCTGGCTCTGCCACTATTGGCTGGGCCTGGCCTGTGCCATAGCGCCCATGGGTTCATTCATCGGCCTTACCGGCCATTTCGCTTTCCGGTACTTTGTCCTGGCATCTGCACATGCCCTGTGGGTAGCAGGATTCGATATACTTTACGCGCTCCAGGATATTGAATTTGATCGCCGGGAAGGGCTCTACTCGATCCCCGCCCGGTTTGGAGCGGGGCCGGCCCGGTTTCTGGCCATAGTTTCCCATTTGGGAACCCTGTTGGGTCTTTTCCTGCTCCCGCTTTTTTGGCCTCTTTCGTCCTGGTATTTTATCGCCGCGGGGATAGCCGGGGCCTTGCTTGTTGCAGAACACCTTATCGCCCTGGGGGGCAGCGAGCGGCATATCAGGATTGCCAGTTATTCGATTAACGAAATACTACCCCTTATCGTCCTTGCCGGGACTGTTTTGGGCATATACTTCTAA
- a CDS encoding DUF3791 domain-containing protein, whose amino-acid sequence MIKTKGEVWFLASCVEFYKDEKGMSGQEAYNYFRKTGAVNFITGCWEGLHTTSPEYIIDSIDEYIETHRTNA is encoded by the coding sequence ATGATAAAAACAAAAGGCGAAGTTTGGTTCCTTGCATCCTGCGTGGAGTTTTATAAAGATGAAAAAGGAATGAGTGGACAGGAAGCCTATAATTACTTTCGTAAAACAGGGGCAGTCAATTTTATTACCGGCTGCTGGGAAGGTCTGCATACAACAAGTCCTGAGTATATTATTGACAGTATAGATGAATATATTGAAACACATAGAACCAATGCATAA
- a CDS encoding FMN-binding protein, producing the protein MKVRNLVIVFAIAALLAGLAACASTGGAVTPIGNATGTASATAPGFGGDVSVTVTLAAGIITDVVVVGAAETPTVGGIAVTRAPGIIKKYNSAAIDTISGATVTTSAISAAAQSAIDKVVAGN; encoded by the coding sequence ATGAAAGTGCGTAATTTAGTCATTGTTTTCGCAATCGCGGCCTTGCTGGCCGGGTTAGCAGCCTGCGCGTCAACCGGCGGTGCGGTTACCCCCATCGGCAATGCAACAGGAACCGCGTCGGCCACCGCCCCCGGTTTTGGCGGCGATGTTTCGGTCACTGTTACCTTGGCAGCCGGAATAATCACCGATGTAGTCGTTGTTGGCGCCGCCGAAACCCCCACAGTTGGGGGGATCGCAGTCACCAGGGCGCCCGGGATCATCAAGAAGTACAATTCCGCTGCAATTGATACTATTTCCGGCGCCACTGTCACGACCAGCGCTATCAGCGCCGCCGCTCAATCAGCGATAGACAAGGTCGTCGCCGGTAACTAA
- a CDS encoding FAD:protein FMN transferase, whose translation MRKNRFSLLYVIFAGVLAAALMGCSKPIPTRVEFALGTVCSISLYEKGNVRVYQDIFGRLAEIEKRMSVGLADSDISRINAAAGIEPVKVHADVFEVVERAMYYAEISGGAFDPTVEPLVSLWGIGGDAPRVPSQGEIDAAISLINWRDIVLDREQGTIFLKHPGMALDLGAIAKGYAADEVEEIVKKAKIPRALIDLGGNILTYGEKADHSPWRVGIQNPNGLRGSYIGIIQFRNKTMVTSGVYERFFEENGVHYHHILSTADGYPVRNGLLSVSIITDRSMDADGLSTSVFALGYERGRALVESLEGVQAVFVFEDMSIRLTKGTDFILTDDAYQLVSD comes from the coding sequence ATGCGGAAAAATAGGTTCTCCCTGCTGTACGTCATCTTCGCCGGGGTGCTCGCTGCGGCGCTTATGGGCTGTTCTAAACCAATACCGACACGGGTGGAGTTTGCCCTGGGTACGGTGTGCTCAATATCACTCTACGAAAAGGGGAATGTCCGGGTATACCAGGATATTTTCGGCAGGCTGGCGGAAATCGAAAAGCGGATGAGCGTTGGCCTGGCGGACTCGGATATATCCCGGATAAATGCAGCTGCCGGGATTGAGCCGGTGAAGGTTCATGCCGATGTGTTTGAGGTGGTGGAACGGGCCATGTATTACGCCGAGATTTCCGGGGGCGCCTTTGATCCCACTGTTGAACCTTTGGTTTCCCTCTGGGGGATTGGAGGCGATGCTCCGAGGGTTCCTTCCCAGGGGGAAATTGATGCGGCTATATCCCTGATAAACTGGCGGGATATAGTCCTGGACCGGGAACAGGGCACGATTTTCCTGAAACATCCCGGCATGGCCCTGGATCTGGGGGCTATCGCCAAGGGCTATGCAGCGGACGAGGTGGAGGAGATTGTCAAAAAGGCAAAAATCCCCAGGGCGCTTATCGATTTAGGGGGAAATATCCTTACCTACGGCGAAAAGGCAGACCATAGCCCCTGGAGGGTGGGCATCCAGAACCCTAACGGATTGCGGGGGTCCTATATCGGGATCATACAATTCCGTAATAAAACCATGGTAACCTCCGGGGTATACGAACGGTTTTTCGAGGAAAACGGGGTCCATTATCATCATATTCTTTCCACTGCCGACGGGTATCCTGTGCGGAATGGGCTCCTGTCGGTTTCTATCATTACCGACAGGTCCATGGACGCGGACGGCCTCTCCACCTCGGTATTCGCCCTGGGCTACGAGCGAGGGAGAGCCCTGGTTGAATCCCTGGAGGGGGTGCAGGCGGTTTTTGTCTTTGAGGATATGAGCATACGCCTGACCAAGGGAACCGATTTTATCCTCACTGATGATGCCTACCAGCTTGTATCCGACTGA
- a CDS encoding menaquinone biosynthesis decarboxylase: protein MAYQSLQDFIGALEKAGELKRISVPVDPRLEITAIADRIMREGGPALLFEQVRGSAYPLAINLMGSERRMAMALNAESLDAKAREISDLIAWAWSLARDFNVFRAIPEAIPKLPTALSVIPQKKSHPLCQEVVDDIAGFDSLPVLTCWPQDGGPFLTLPLVCTEDRETGRRNMGMYRMQIYDNRTAGMHWHLHKDGAHFFQKYRERGERMPVAVALGCDPAVIYAATAPLPEGVWELLFAGFLRGKGAEFCKATLSDLLIPADAEFVLEGYVDPAESRIEGPFGDHTGFYSLQDEYPVFHLERITRRKNPVYPATIVGIPPKEDCWMAKATERLFLPLLKQLCPEIVDIAMPFEGVFHNCVIVSIQKRFPGHARKVMNFLWGMGQMMYTKCIIVVDDEVNPQNSSEVAWRAFNNVDGKRDLALSDGPLDALDHSSPLPRYGTRIGIDATRKGPDEGHTRPWPAPLVMEKSIEELVKQRWKEYGF, encoded by the coding sequence ATGGCTTATCAAAGTTTACAGGATTTTATCGGGGCTCTGGAAAAAGCGGGTGAACTGAAACGGATCAGCGTGCCGGTGGACCCCCGTCTTGAGATTACGGCTATTGCCGACCGGATTATGCGGGAAGGGGGGCCGGCGCTCCTTTTTGAGCAGGTCCGGGGTTCTGCCTATCCTCTGGCGATCAACCTCATGGGGAGCGAGCGGCGCATGGCCATGGCCTTAAACGCCGAAAGCCTGGACGCCAAGGCCCGGGAAATCAGCGATCTTATCGCCTGGGCCTGGTCTTTGGCCCGGGATTTCAATGTGTTCAGGGCTATCCCCGAAGCCATCCCCAAACTGCCCACCGCCCTGAGCGTGATCCCTCAAAAAAAATCCCACCCCCTCTGCCAGGAAGTGGTAGATGATATCGCCGGATTCGACAGCCTTCCGGTGCTTACCTGCTGGCCACAGGACGGAGGGCCCTTCCTCACCCTGCCCCTGGTCTGCACGGAAGACCGGGAAACGGGCAGGCGGAATATGGGGATGTACCGTATGCAGATCTACGATAACCGTACTGCGGGGATGCACTGGCATCTCCATAAGGACGGAGCCCATTTTTTCCAGAAGTACCGCGAGCGGGGGGAGCGCATGCCCGTGGCAGTTGCCCTGGGTTGCGATCCTGCGGTGATATACGCCGCCACGGCGCCCCTCCCGGAGGGTGTATGGGAGCTCCTCTTTGCGGGCTTCCTCCGGGGCAAGGGGGCGGAATTCTGCAAAGCCACCTTAAGCGATCTTCTGATCCCCGCGGATGCGGAGTTTGTTCTTGAGGGCTACGTTGATCCGGCAGAAAGCCGCATTGAGGGGCCTTTTGGGGATCATACGGGGTTCTATTCATTGCAGGACGAATATCCGGTGTTCCACCTGGAGCGCATTACCAGGCGGAAAAATCCGGTCTACCCTGCCACCATCGTAGGCATCCCTCCAAAAGAGGATTGCTGGATGGCCAAGGCCACGGAACGGCTCTTTCTGCCCCTGCTCAAGCAGCTCTGCCCTGAAATTGTGGATATTGCCATGCCCTTTGAAGGGGTCTTCCATAACTGTGTCATCGTGTCCATCCAAAAACGTTTCCCCGGCCATGCCCGAAAGGTGATGAATTTCCTCTGGGGCATGGGGCAGATGATGTACACCAAATGCATCATCGTAGTGGATGATGAGGTGAATCCCCAAAACAGTTCCGAAGTAGCCTGGCGGGCCTTCAATAATGTGGATGGCAAAAGGGATTTGGCGCTGAGCGATGGACCTCTGGATGCCCTGGATCATTCCTCCCCCCTCCCCCGCTATGGAACCAGGATAGGCATAGACGCAACCCGCAAGGGGCCCGACGAAGGGCATACCCGGCCTTGGCCTGCCCCGTTGGTCATGGAAAAGTCAATCGAGGAACTGGTAAAGCAGCGCTGGAAGGAATATGGCTTTTAG
- a CDS encoding PD-(D/E)XK nuclease domain-containing protein codes for MWESKLNYPEAFPHLLLMAFLQRVTNGSGRIEREYAAGRGRMDIAVEYHGQWNIIEIKLVKPGRSFEAVQEDGIKQTLGYRDRFSPNSKTPVHCYLVIFDRRYATPGQEKPAWKERLKWMVKDGITVVGC; via the coding sequence GTGTGGGAATCAAAACTGAATTACCCCGAGGCTTTTCCCCATCTCTTGCTGATGGCCTTTCTGCAGAGGGTTACCAATGGTTCGGGGCGTATAGAACGGGAGTATGCAGCTGGCCGTGGGCGCATGGATATAGCAGTAGAATACCATGGCCAGTGGAATATAATTGAGATCAAGCTCGTCAAGCCCGGTCGATCTTTTGAAGCTGTGCAGGAAGATGGCATTAAACAAACCCTGGGATACCGGGACAGGTTTTCCCCGAATAGCAAGACCCCGGTACATTGCTATCTCGTCATTTTTGACCGCCGCTATGCGACGCCAGGCCAGGAAAAACCTGCCTGGAAAGAGCGGCTCAAGTGGATGGTTAAGGATGGGATAACGGTAGTGGGTTGTTGA
- a CDS encoding ABC transporter permease produces MKKYLGIFLSLLAFAVLWQLASILVKRPFLPGVADTIKSLIRLGMEGKLWRHLGASLSRIIWALALSSIPAVALGLAAGRSPRLNHLISPAIYLLHPLPKAAFLPIIMLFMGIGEASKIFLVGFIIFSQILVSIRDAATRVPQELLDSIRSLGAGRLTLFRQVIVPSVLPDFFTALRVSLGTAVAVLFLAETFAAESGLGYLIVDAWTRVAYAEMYAAILALSLMGLLLFVLTDLLEAIICPWRLETPESA; encoded by the coding sequence GTGAAAAAGTATCTGGGTATATTCCTGTCGCTCCTGGCATTTGCCGTACTCTGGCAGCTAGCCTCGATTCTGGTAAAGCGTCCCTTCCTCCCAGGTGTTGCAGACACAATAAAAAGCCTGATCCGCCTTGGCATGGAGGGGAAGCTGTGGCGGCACCTTGGCGCCAGCCTTTCGCGGATCATCTGGGCCCTGGCACTCAGCAGCATTCCCGCCGTTGCCCTGGGTCTTGCCGCAGGCCGTTCGCCCCGGCTCAACCATTTGATCTCCCCGGCTATCTATCTCCTCCACCCCCTGCCAAAAGCGGCATTCCTGCCCATCATCATGCTCTTCATGGGCATTGGGGAAGCCTCCAAAATTTTCCTGGTAGGGTTCATTATCTTTAGCCAGATCCTGGTATCCATCCGGGACGCGGCCACGAGAGTCCCCCAGGAACTGCTGGATTCCATCCGTTCCCTCGGGGCCGGGCGGCTTACCCTGTTCCGGCAGGTGATAGTCCCGTCGGTTTTGCCCGACTTCTTCACTGCCCTCCGGGTAAGCCTGGGCACTGCCGTGGCGGTCCTTTTCCTGGCAGAAACCTTTGCCGCCGAAAGCGGCCTTGGATACCTTATTGTTGACGCCTGGACCCGTGTTGCCTACGCTGAAATGTACGCCGCCATCTTGGCCCTAAGCCTCATGGGGCTGCTGCTTTTTGTCCTGACTGATCTTCTGGAGGCCATAATTTGCCCCTGGCGGCTGGAAACGCCGGAGAGCGCCTAA
- a CDS encoding ABC transporter substrate-binding protein, translating to MKRIFFLTCCLGLISLSLQARPQAEAASALPLRVGIMPDADSLPFMVARDEGFFDREGVTVELVNFSNPQERDAAIQAGRLDGAISDLLSAAFFAAGGFDTKVTSLTDGRYGIVASPNSQIKNLSGLRGKRIGLSANTIIQYTVDAQLEAAGVSMTEYEAVSVPRMPLRLEMVLEGQIEGASLPEPLLTAAAAQGALLLSTTDATGIDAGILLFSKKTLDTRLEAVKAFYRAYDKAAQKINANPDAYRDYLVEKAGFPAAVKDAYRFVTYRRPTLPAPAQIEQALNWLKTRKLLEAEIRAEDLADPRAISEW from the coding sequence ATGAAAAGGATATTCTTTTTGACTTGCTGCCTGGGCTTAATAAGCCTTTCACTCCAGGCCAGGCCCCAGGCGGAGGCTGCTTCGGCGCTCCCCCTGCGGGTGGGTATCATGCCCGATGCGGATTCCCTGCCCTTTATGGTTGCCCGCGACGAGGGCTTCTTTGACCGGGAAGGGGTAACTGTGGAATTGGTCAATTTTTCCAATCCCCAGGAACGGGACGCGGCGATCCAGGCGGGCCGTCTGGACGGGGCAATTTCGGACCTTTTGTCAGCCGCCTTCTTTGCCGCCGGCGGATTCGATACCAAAGTTACCAGTCTAACCGATGGGCGTTACGGAATTGTGGCATCCCCCAATTCCCAAATCAAAAACCTTTCGGGCCTCCGGGGGAAGCGCATTGGCCTTTCCGCCAATACGATTATCCAGTATACCGTGGATGCCCAGTTGGAAGCCGCAGGGGTGTCCATGACGGAATACGAGGCAGTTTCAGTGCCCCGTATGCCCCTGCGCCTGGAAATGGTCCTGGAGGGCCAGATTGAAGGGGCGAGCCTCCCGGAGCCCCTCCTTACTGCCGCCGCCGCCCAGGGCGCCCTGCTTCTTTCCACCACCGATGCCACAGGCATTGACGCAGGGATTCTGCTCTTTTCAAAAAAAACCCTGGATACCCGGCTGGAAGCGGTCAAGGCATTTTACCGCGCCTATGACAAGGCAGCCCAAAAAATAAACGCCAACCCCGACGCCTACCGGGACTATCTGGTAGAAAAGGCCGGCTTCCCTGCAGCGGTAAAAGATGCCTACCGTTTTGTCACTTACCGGAGACCAACCCTGCCGGCCCCTGCCCAGATTGAACAAGCCCTGAACTGGCTTAAAACCCGGAAACTCCTGGAAGCGGAAATCCGGGCTGAGGATCTTGCCGATCCCCGGGCAATTAGCGAATGGTAG
- a CDS encoding ATP-binding protein, protein MEKRKVRFFNTTGPCNPNDHYMLPPEERLVGAQLHRYIGDKLYWVLHAPRQTGKTTFLQSWMRQINVGDDVVACYVSVETCQGVPEAERAIPAMCDAIRRWSAQFGLPVPVVGSETPFAALNSILSNWAELLAPKSLIVLFDEVDVLQGEALISFLRQLRDGFANRGIGKFPVSIALVGMRDLKDYITATKGGIPPNPGSPFNIKEDSATLSNFRKEDIARLFAQRTEETGQQITREALEYVYDQSRGQPWIVNSLLQRATMRVLDVDSRDTVTVEHIREAREQMVLARETHLDALAYRLEDLRIRKVMESLITGEPDPLMAQGEPFRLCLDLGLVTIEKGTPGVANPIYREVIAREITYSTQLAIPAPEWRWEKPDGTLDMDALLKAFQDFW, encoded by the coding sequence ATGGAAAAACGTAAAGTTCGGTTTTTTAATACCACGGGTCCCTGTAACCCGAATGATCATTATATGCTGCCGCCCGAAGAACGTCTGGTAGGCGCCCAGCTTCACCGGTATATTGGGGATAAGCTCTATTGGGTGCTTCATGCCCCCCGGCAGACAGGGAAGACTACCTTTTTGCAAAGCTGGATGCGGCAGATCAACGTCGGCGATGATGTTGTAGCCTGTTATGTGAGCGTAGAAACCTGTCAGGGTGTACCCGAAGCGGAACGGGCAATACCCGCAATGTGTGATGCCATTAGAAGGTGGAGCGCCCAATTCGGGTTGCCGGTTCCGGTAGTAGGATCAGAGACCCCCTTTGCTGCTTTGAATAGTATTTTGTCCAATTGGGCTGAATTACTTGCTCCTAAATCTTTAATCGTTCTTTTTGATGAAGTGGATGTATTGCAGGGAGAAGCTCTCATTAGTTTCTTGCGGCAGCTTCGGGACGGTTTCGCCAATCGGGGGATAGGCAAATTCCCTGTTTCCATAGCCCTTGTAGGCATGAGGGACTTAAAGGACTATATAACTGCGACGAAGGGCGGAATCCCGCCTAACCCCGGCTCGCCCTTCAATATAAAAGAAGATTCCGCTACGTTGTCCAACTTCCGGAAGGAAGATATTGCCCGGCTTTTCGCTCAGCGCACTGAGGAAACAGGACAGCAAATTACCAGGGAAGCCCTTGAGTATGTTTATGATCAGTCCCGGGGCCAGCCCTGGATTGTCAATTCCCTGCTCCAGCGTGCAACCATGCGGGTATTGGACGTGGATAGCCGGGATACTGTCACTGTAGAACACATCCGGGAAGCTCGGGAACAGATGGTATTGGCCCGGGAAACCCACCTGGACGCTCTGGCATACCGGCTGGAAGATTTGCGGATTCGCAAAGTTATGGAATCCCTTATAACCGGAGAACCCGATCCTCTCATGGCCCAGGGAGAGCCATTCAGGCTGTGTCTTGACCTGGGTTTGGTCACGATAGAAAAGGGTACTCCCGGAGTGGCGAACCCGATTTACCGGGAGGTCATTGCCAGGGAAATTACGTACAGTACCCAGCTGGCAATACCGGCGCCTGAATGGCGGTGGGAGAAACCTGACGGTACCCTTGATATGGATGCATTGCTTAAAGCTTTCCAGGATTTTTGGTAA
- a CDS encoding FMN-binding protein, producing the protein MMKKLLIVLVAALSIILVGCFIEDTGITANDNPYLTTGGQPYSGPPVVGSAQGRNVLITVTLTFTNGVITEATVIDEKNAKGEGESPGYGRPVVDQAAAKIIKYNSVDIDIVGGATITSNAIIEAGKKALAQIP; encoded by the coding sequence ATGATGAAGAAATTGTTGATAGTGTTGGTTGCCGCGCTGAGTATTATACTCGTGGGTTGTTTTATTGAGGATACAGGTATAACAGCCAATGATAATCCCTATCTTACTACTGGCGGTCAGCCTTATTCAGGACCTCCGGTAGTGGGTTCCGCTCAAGGTCGCAATGTCCTGATTACGGTAACACTTACCTTCACTAATGGGGTCATCACCGAAGCAACAGTCATTGATGAAAAAAATGCTAAAGGTGAGGGTGAATCCCCTGGCTATGGCAGACCTGTTGTAGATCAGGCGGCGGCCAAAATTATTAAATATAACTCCGTTGATATCGATATTGTTGGCGGTGCCACTATTACCAGTAATGCGATCATAGAAGCTGGTAAGAAGGCGCTTGCCCAAATCCCCTGA